TTTCACTGTTAGCTGCTTTTTGAAGGTCAAAAATCACTTTCTGAGCATCCATGCTTTTATGATTGCCTACCAGCAACAGGTCAATATCGCTTCCTGGTTTATATTTCCCGCTTGCATAGGACCCGTATATAAAGGCTTCTTGTATTTCAGGTATTTTCAGTACTGCTTTTTTTAGCATTGCTTCAATACCTGAAGTTTTCATAAAAATGGTTTTATATTCTTTTAAAAGGCTGCTTTTTAAATTGGCAGTAAAATACCTTTCCCGCCCGGAAAATTCGCTTACTAATATTCCTGATTCCTCAAGGCGGATTAATATCCTGTAAACGTTTTTAGGTTCTTCGTCTATCTGGCGGGCTATCTCGTTAACATAAACCCTTGCCCCATCATTTAAAAAAAAGAAATTAAGAATTTTTCTGGTGATTTTAGAACGAAGGTTAAATATCATTTTTCGATATCCTGTTTATACCATGTTTATGGTATAAATATACCATAAACATGCAGATATGTCAATACTATTTTATTCTTGATTCCTACTTAGTAATTTAGATAAAAATATTCGTAAATATTCGATGTTATTATGGTATTTGTTTACCATGATTATGGTATATTCATACCATGCTTGTATTTAAAAATTGAATTATAAGTATTTGGATAGCACCAGTTAAATTTTGTAGCACTTTTTAGCCAATATTTTGAGCCATTCCTCGTATAAGCACGGAACGAAACAGGAGCAAACGAACATGTTTGAGGTCAGGTCTTGCATCCACACATTCTTCCTTTTGATAGACAGAAGCTGTGCTCATTTGTGATCTAGGCACTAATTACTATCCAAAATCCACTGCTTCCTTGACAAAGAATAATGGTTTAATGTATAATTCTACTAAACCAATAGAATTTATAGAATAGAGGGTAGTTATGAAACTTTCGGCAAGGACAAGGTACGGGATGAGGCTGATGACAGACCTTGCGATGCATGCAAAAGAAAAACCGGTTTTGTTAAAGGATATTTGCGGTAGGTATGAATATTCTTTAAAATATCTTGATCACATAATCACTAACCTGAAACTGGCAGGACTCATTAGAAACGTAGGGGGTGGGCACGGCGGTTATATGCTTTCAAGGCCGTCTGAGAAGATATACGCCTTTGAAGTGGTAAACGCGCTTGAAGGACAGATATCTTTTCTTGATTGTGTGTTTGGTGCCGGGGTATGTGGCAGAACCCGAAAATGCGTGCAACACAAATTATGGAAGAAGGTAAGAGATGCTGTAAAACAAGTGTTAAATGTAACCTTGGCAGAGCTTGCAAAAGAACAGGCAAAAACACCGTTTTGGAAAAAATAAAAACTGCAGGAATAAGTACTAAGTATTAAGTAACGTCTTCTTACAGCTTATAACTTATAACTGAAGTAAACAAGGAGATAAAAATGGCTAAAATTAAAAGGCAGAT
This DNA window, taken from Candidatus Liberimonas magnetica, encodes the following:
- a CDS encoding nucleotidyltransferase domain-containing protein, which translates into the protein MIFNLRSKITRKILNFFFLNDGARVYVNEIARQIDEEPKNVYRILIRLEESGILVSEFSGRERYFTANLKSSLLKEYKTIFMKTSGIEAMLKKAVLKIPEIQEAFIYGSYASGKYKPGSDIDLLLVGNHKSMDAQKVIFDLQKAANSEINVINITPENFNNKKVEKDQLISSIFAGKVIKLL
- a CDS encoding Rrf2 family transcriptional regulator, yielding MKLSARTRYGMRLMTDLAMHAKEKPVLLKDICGRYEYSLKYLDHIITNLKLAGLIRNVGGGHGGYMLSRPSEKIYAFEVVNALEGQISFLDCVFGAGVCGRTRKCVQHKLWKKVRDAVKQVLNVTLAELAKEQAKTPFWKK